From a single Calothrix sp. NIES-2098 genomic region:
- a CDS encoding peptidoglycan binding domain-containing protein: MKGSLSISILSYLDSLKSFSTNKFNCLLLSFSVPVFVAASAVVTMAAPQKISQATPGVSINRPNLTIGSQGERVSELQAALKLLGFYTGAVDGNYNSTTASAVSQFKQAAGLKPDGIVDAATWQRLFPNQAIATSTVPQPKPTSTNSKQTVIVPAQAGNNRRIVPQPEPKPAQPRQTTTPKPQKTSNARPTTRTTQTRTPQIPRFERTPGIQYTTEGLPILRLGNRGSEVGKLQEVLKKLGFLDGDVDGDFGPTTEAAVKAAQSRYGLEADGVAGGGTWEVLLGRLQRQR; this comes from the coding sequence ATGAAAGGCAGCCTATCAATAAGTATCTTGAGCTACTTAGACTCACTAAAATCCTTCAGCACCAACAAGTTTAATTGCTTACTTCTGTCTTTTTCTGTGCCTGTGTTTGTTGCTGCCTCTGCTGTGGTGACAATGGCAGCACCACAGAAAATTTCTCAAGCAACTCCGGGAGTTAGCATTAACCGTCCTAACCTGACTATTGGTAGCCAAGGCGAACGGGTGTCTGAACTTCAGGCAGCTTTAAAACTGTTGGGCTTTTACACAGGTGCAGTGGATGGTAATTATAACAGCACTACCGCCAGCGCCGTTTCCCAGTTTAAGCAAGCAGCAGGCTTGAAACCGGATGGTATTGTTGATGCCGCCACTTGGCAAAGATTGTTCCCTAACCAAGCAATAGCGACATCAACAGTTCCTCAACCTAAGCCAACCTCTACTAACTCAAAACAGACAGTAATCGTTCCTGCCCAAGCGGGCAACAATAGGAGAATTGTTCCTCAACCTGAGCCAAAACCCGCACAGCCCAGGCAAACTACTACTCCTAAGCCACAAAAGACTAGTAATGCTCGTCCGACAACTAGAACTACACAAACTCGAACTCCACAAATTCCGCGTTTTGAACGTACCCCTGGTATTCAATACACCACAGAAGGATTGCCGATTTTGCGTTTAGGGAACCGTGGATCTGAAGTAGGTAAATTGCAGGAAGTTTTGAAAAAGCTGGGTTTTCTGGACGGTGATGTAGATGGAGACTTTGGCCCCACAACAGAAGCAGCCGTCAAAGCTGCACAAAGCCGCTATGGCTTGGAGGCTGATGGCGTAGCTGGTGGCGGTACTTGGGAGGTGCTGTTAGGAAGATTACAGCGCCAGCGATGA
- a CDS encoding cobalamin (vitamin B12) biosynthesis CbiG protein, producing the protein MNQKDLWVGIGCQRGTSTHLIETAIQQVFKENQLAQSAIAGIATIDNKASEVGLVEFCQLYNLPLTTFPAEILRLVCVPNPAKIIEQAMGTPSVAEAAAILAAANIEWQNKTILNPNSFNLTPSVTAVGVKCLVPKQIFRVEEEPGAVTVAVAQEVETSASVIQPLSENS; encoded by the coding sequence GTGAATCAAAAAGATTTGTGGGTGGGAATTGGTTGTCAGCGAGGTACATCAACACATTTGATTGAAACGGCAATTCAGCAAGTATTTAAAGAAAATCAACTGGCGCAAAGTGCGATCGCGGGTATTGCTACCATCGACAATAAAGCCTCAGAAGTCGGTTTAGTAGAATTTTGCCAGCTATACAATTTACCGTTAACAACCTTCCCAGCAGAAATTCTTCGTCTTGTATGCGTTCCCAACCCCGCTAAAATCATCGAGCAAGCAATGGGAACTCCTAGTGTAGCGGAAGCCGCCGCTATTCTGGCAGCTGCGAATATCGAATGGCAAAACAAGACAATTCTGAACCCAAATTCGTTTAACCTCACTCCATCTGTGACTGCTGTAGGAGTAAAGTGCTTAGTCCCTAAACAAATTTTTCGTGTAGAGGAGGAACCAGGAGCAGTTACGGTAGCCGTTGCTCAAGAAGTGGAAACAAGTGCGAGTGTTATTCAACCACTCTCAGAAAATAGTTAA
- a CDS encoding O-methyltransferase family protein, with protein MTNQTLGLEPNLYNYLLSVSLRESEILAQLRQETAQHPMARMQIAPEQGQFMALLVQLIGAKKTLELGVFTGYSTLVVALALPPDGKVVACDVNEEFTAIARRYWQQAGVADKIDLHIAPALETLNSLLAAGEAETFDFAFIDADKSNYDAYYERSLQLVRPGGLIAIDNVLWSGRVADLQVQDNRTRKIRTFNQKLHQDQRITLSLIPIADGLTLALKN; from the coding sequence ATGACAAACCAAACTCTGGGACTCGAACCAAATCTTTATAATTATTTACTTTCTGTCTCTTTGCGAGAATCAGAAATTCTAGCTCAATTGCGCCAAGAAACCGCCCAGCATCCGATGGCTAGGATGCAAATTGCGCCAGAACAAGGGCAGTTTATGGCGTTGTTGGTGCAATTAATCGGTGCTAAAAAGACTTTAGAGTTAGGAGTTTTTACAGGATACAGCACGCTGGTGGTGGCTTTAGCGTTACCTCCTGATGGCAAGGTGGTAGCCTGTGATGTCAATGAAGAGTTTACTGCGATCGCTCGGCGTTATTGGCAGCAAGCAGGGGTGGCAGATAAAATTGACCTGCATATTGCCCCAGCTTTAGAAACTTTGAATAGTTTGCTGGCCGCAGGTGAAGCTGAAACCTTTGATTTTGCGTTTATTGATGCTGACAAGAGCAACTATGATGCTTATTATGAGCGATCGCTGCAATTAGTACGTCCCGGTGGACTGATTGCGATCGATAATGTCCTCTGGTCGGGAAGAGTTGCCGATCTGCAAGTGCAGGATAACAGAACCCGCAAAATTCGCACTTTTAATCAGAAGTTACATCAAGACCAGCGGATTACTCTTAGCCTCATACCCATTGCGGATGGTTTAACACTGGCTTTGAAAAACTAA
- a CDS encoding CoA-binding protein, which yields MPNLKDDNNALREVLTNAKAIAVVGHSDRPNRTSYQIAQFLRQVGYTVYPVNPLVKEIDGQPCYPSLQEVPQKIDIVNIFRRSEYLPEIIADAIAVNATTVWAQLGISDRESAEKALDAGLNVIMDACIKVEYLRLGIGE from the coding sequence ATGCCAAACCTTAAAGATGATAACAATGCCCTACGTGAAGTGTTAACCAATGCTAAAGCGATCGCTGTAGTTGGTCACTCAGATAGACCAAATCGTACTAGCTATCAAATTGCCCAATTTTTGAGACAAGTAGGTTACACAGTCTATCCCGTCAACCCCTTAGTAAAAGAGATTGATGGTCAGCCTTGCTATCCTTCGCTTCAAGAGGTTCCCCAAAAAATAGATATTGTGAATATCTTTCGGCGTTCTGAATATCTGCCAGAAATTATCGCAGATGCAATTGCGGTTAATGCCACAACTGTGTGGGCACAATTAGGTATTTCGGATCGAGAGTCAGCAGAAAAAGCCCTAGATGCAGGGTTGAACGTCATCATGGATGCTTGTATCAAAGTTGAGTATCTGCGGTTGGGGATAGGTGAATAA
- a CDS encoding glycoside hydrolase family protein, with amino-acid sequence MVIDLLSRKKTHFVLWRPNYLATTPTLYIGSSNPEDPSQINKLGEFPLHQSPEFPELWEVSAQECGLKEGQVYFYWFKVRNTDPYDPANVNQILYCTDPTATTVDRRKSAPTPSEPGGVASFDPASVVLYQNGTLIPCDPEGQTVNWEGDTSLDNLPTNNRLVIYELPTRWTRISSKGTIEEGNGTFRDILALLIPQATAPNFRTVRTLNNRAHLVELGVNALELLPPEDSDDNLEWGYGTANYFAPDFDLGRPNDQSAPTASSDLANLIKVCHQRGLRFFIDVVMAFSRNNPYHNVNFLDFYLKWGSGDPEQGNRDGFGGDLFKYNYWVEGYHPITGQKSSLVPAREYLKAHIAHWLEYYRVDGLRLDSVNNVANYDFLQEFKDFARTLWDKRGGTGDRFLVVGEELSVPLSLVHQNRLDGLWNEKFKQIIRQVILGKNAWDEPSFEWSVRKLIDCRNLGFTDGSQAVNYLTSHDVGGYGNERFFNYLVSNGINHTEPRIKLAFVCLLTAVGIPMILAGDEFADQQDLGLTDEHGNHKQIDPVNYSRVKDDWRQRIFQYVARLVRFRKTSDALAVNDTEFLHSDFSDGKRVLVWQRGNQADNLVVVVANFSDYGTPWGSEYRVPNWPATPDGKQWKEITQERIVPSEWVGREGIFPWEAKVYTLV; translated from the coding sequence ATGGTTATCGATTTATTGAGCCGCAAAAAGACTCACTTTGTCTTGTGGCGTCCCAATTATTTAGCAACAACCCCCACACTCTACATTGGCAGCAGCAATCCCGAAGATCCCAGTCAAATAAATAAATTAGGAGAATTTCCGCTTCATCAGTCTCCCGAATTCCCTGAATTGTGGGAAGTCTCAGCGCAAGAGTGCGGTCTCAAAGAAGGACAAGTCTACTTTTACTGGTTTAAAGTTCGCAACACAGATCCTTACGATCCCGCTAATGTTAACCAAATTCTTTACTGCACAGATCCGACAGCCACAACTGTAGACCGACGGAAATCTGCACCCACACCATCAGAACCTGGAGGAGTTGCGAGTTTCGATCCCGCAAGCGTGGTGCTATATCAAAATGGGACACTGATTCCTTGCGATCCCGAAGGCCAAACGGTGAATTGGGAAGGCGATACCTCTTTGGATAACCTACCAACCAATAATCGCTTGGTAATCTATGAATTACCTACCCGCTGGACGAGGATTAGCTCAAAAGGAACGATTGAAGAAGGAAACGGTACATTTCGCGATATCCTGGCTTTGTTGATCCCACAAGCAACTGCTCCTAACTTTCGCACAGTCCGTACTTTAAATAACCGCGCGCATCTTGTGGAATTGGGAGTCAATGCACTAGAACTCTTACCACCAGAAGATAGTGATGATAATCTAGAGTGGGGTTATGGAACAGCAAATTATTTTGCACCGGATTTTGATTTAGGACGCCCCAACGATCAATCAGCACCGACTGCTTCTAGTGATTTAGCTAATCTCATCAAAGTTTGCCATCAGCGTGGTTTGCGCTTTTTTATTGACGTGGTGATGGCATTTTCACGTAATAATCCTTACCATAACGTTAATTTTTTAGATTTTTACCTCAAATGGGGTAGCGGAGATCCCGAACAAGGTAATAGAGACGGGTTTGGTGGAGATTTATTTAAGTACAATTATTGGGTAGAAGGTTATCACCCAATTACCGGGCAAAAATCATCGTTAGTTCCAGCCCGTGAATACTTGAAAGCCCATATAGCCCACTGGTTAGAATACTATCGGGTGGATGGTTTGCGGCTGGATAGTGTAAATAATGTTGCTAACTACGACTTTTTGCAAGAATTCAAAGACTTTGCCCGCACCTTATGGGATAAAAGGGGAGGAACAGGCGATCGCTTTTTGGTAGTTGGAGAAGAGTTAAGCGTACCCTTGTCTCTAGTGCATCAAAATCGGTTAGATGGACTGTGGAACGAAAAATTCAAGCAAATCATTCGCCAGGTAATTTTAGGTAAGAATGCTTGGGATGAACCTAGCTTTGAATGGAGTGTCCGCAAACTCATTGATTGTCGTAACTTAGGCTTTACAGATGGTTCCCAAGCAGTAAATTACCTGACTTCCCATGATGTTGGCGGCTATGGTAACGAACGCTTCTTCAACTACTTAGTTAGTAATGGCATTAATCATACTGAACCGCGGATTAAGCTGGCTTTTGTCTGCTTGCTAACTGCTGTCGGAATTCCCATGATTCTCGCTGGTGACGAATTTGCCGATCAACAGGATTTAGGACTTACTGACGAACATGGCAATCACAAACAGATAGATCCAGTAAACTACAGCCGCGTGAAAGACGATTGGCGACAACGCATCTTCCAATATGTTGCTCGGTTAGTTCGCTTCCGCAAAACTTCTGATGCTTTAGCCGTGAATGATACCGAGTTTCTTCATAGTGACTTCAGTGACGGCAAACGAGTTCTAGTTTGGCAGCGTGGCAATCAAGCTGATAATTTAGTAGTAGTTGTAGCAAATTTCTCTGACTACGGCACACCTTGGGGTTCTGAGTACAGAGTTCCCAACTGGCCTGCAACTCCAGATGGCAAGCAATGGAAAGAAATCACTCAGGAGAGAATAGTGCCATCAGAATGGGTGGGTAGAGAAGGTATCTTCCCTTGGGAAGCTAAGGTTTACACGCTGGTTTAA
- a CDS encoding dihydrouridine synthase TIM-barrel protein nifR3 produces the protein MLTLSPSLKARLSQPLKIGSFEVNSRVLQSPLSGVTDLVFRRLVRRYAPDSMMYTEMVNATGLHYVKELPKIMEVDPNERPISIQLFDCRPDFLAEAAVKAVAEGADTVDINMGCPVNKITKNGGGSSLLRQPEVAEAIIREVVKAVDVPVTVKTRIGWNDKEITILDFAKRMEDAGAKMITVHGRTRAQGYNGHARWEWIARVKEVLSIPVIGNGDIFSVEAAVKCLEQTGADGVMCSRGTLGYPFLVGEVDYFLKTGELLPPPTPIQRLECAREHLQALWEYKGDRGVRQARKHMTWYAKGFVGAADLRGQLSVVETVNQGLDLIDRAIEQLANGYEPEVDTESSFAMV, from the coding sequence ATGCTGACTCTATCTCCTAGCCTGAAAGCTAGACTCTCTCAACCCCTAAAAATTGGATCTTTTGAAGTCAACAGCCGGGTTTTACAGTCGCCTTTATCTGGGGTGACGGATCTGGTGTTTCGCCGTTTGGTACGTCGCTATGCACCAGATTCAATGATGTATACAGAAATGGTGAATGCTACGGGGTTGCACTATGTCAAAGAGTTACCCAAAATCATGGAGGTAGACCCTAACGAACGACCAATTAGTATCCAGTTATTTGATTGTCGTCCAGATTTCTTAGCAGAAGCAGCAGTAAAAGCAGTTGCCGAAGGTGCGGATACTGTTGATATTAATATGGGTTGTCCAGTAAATAAAATTACCAAGAATGGCGGTGGTTCTTCACTGTTACGTCAACCAGAAGTTGCCGAAGCAATTATTCGGGAAGTAGTGAAAGCTGTTGATGTACCAGTAACAGTAAAAACTCGCATTGGCTGGAACGATAAAGAAATTACAATTCTCGATTTTGCCAAGCGCATGGAAGACGCAGGCGCAAAAATGATCACGGTGCATGGACGCACCCGTGCCCAAGGGTACAATGGTCATGCTCGCTGGGAATGGATTGCTCGTGTCAAAGAAGTACTTTCTATCCCAGTCATTGGTAATGGGGATATTTTCTCAGTTGAAGCGGCGGTGAAATGCTTAGAACAAACTGGTGCTGACGGTGTTATGTGTTCTCGTGGGACTTTAGGTTATCCGTTTTTGGTAGGAGAAGTTGATTACTTCTTGAAAACTGGGGAACTGTTACCACCACCAACGCCAATTCAACGCTTGGAATGCGCGCGCGAACATTTACAGGCTTTGTGGGAATATAAAGGCGATCGCGGTGTTCGTCAAGCCCGCAAGCACATGACTTGGTACGCTAAAGGCTTTGTCGGTGCTGCTGATTTGCGCGGACAGTTAAGTGTAGTAGAAACTGTTAATCAAGGTTTAGATTTGATCGATCGAGCAATTGAACAATTAGCTAATGGTTATGAACCAGAAGTCGATACAGAATCGAGCTTCGCTATGGTTTGA
- a CDS encoding ABC transporter ATP-binding protein, with protein MKIILENIHKSYGKRQIVNRVNLSVAQGEVVGLLGPNGAGKTTTFYIATGLEKPNQGKVWLDGLDITGMPMHRRARLGIGYLAQEPSVFRQLSVRDNILLVLEQTHVPQWEWSGRMQNLLREFRLEKVANSKGIQLSGGERRRTELARALAAGREGPKFLLLDEPFAGVDPIAVSEIQQIVARLRDRGMGILITDHNVRETLAITDRAYIMREGQILAFGNANELYNNPLVRQYYLGDNFQV; from the coding sequence GTGAAAATTATCCTGGAAAATATTCACAAATCTTACGGCAAGCGGCAGATTGTTAATCGTGTTAACCTTTCTGTTGCCCAAGGAGAAGTCGTTGGTTTACTAGGGCCGAATGGCGCAGGTAAAACCACGACCTTTTATATTGCCACAGGTTTAGAAAAACCGAATCAGGGAAAAGTCTGGCTAGATGGTCTCGATATTACTGGAATGCCAATGCATAGGCGAGCAAGATTAGGCATTGGCTACCTAGCCCAAGAACCAAGTGTTTTCCGCCAGCTTTCGGTACGCGATAACATACTCTTAGTACTAGAGCAAACTCATGTACCACAGTGGGAATGGTCAGGGCGAATGCAGAATTTACTGCGGGAGTTTCGTTTGGAAAAAGTGGCTAACAGTAAAGGAATTCAACTTTCTGGGGGCGAACGACGCCGGACGGAATTAGCCAGAGCCTTGGCTGCTGGTAGAGAAGGGCCGAAATTTTTGCTTTTGGATGAACCATTTGCGGGAGTCGATCCCATAGCGGTTTCAGAGATTCAGCAAATTGTAGCGCGACTTCGCGATCGCGGTATGGGTATCTTAATAACAGATCACAATGTCCGCGAAACTCTGGCCATTACCGATCGCGCTTACATCATGCGCGAGGGACAAATTCTCGCTTTTGGTAATGCCAACGAACTTTATAATAATCCGTTGGTGCGGCAATATTATTTGGGCGATAATTTTCAAGTCTAA
- a CDS encoding permease YjgP/YjgQ, translated as MPFTIMDRYLTSELLPPFLFGVGAFSSIGVTIDAVFDLVRKIVESGLPVDIALQVFLLKLPTFIVLAFPMSTLLATLMTYSRLSSQSELIALRGCGVSVYRMVLTAVMLSLVVTGLTFVFNEHIAPAASYQANMTLNNALKSDKPILKQQNIFYPEYRETKAPDGTTNRILTRLFYADQFDGKRMSGLTVIDRSEEGLNQIVVAESGQWNGSQNVWDFYNGTIYLVAPDRSYRNILRFEHQQLRLPRTPLSLAEKSRDYGEMNISEALEQLAVEKLGGDRQKIRKLEVRIQQKIALPFVCVVFGLVGAAMGSVPQRSGRGTSFGISVIVIFSYYFLSFITGALAQANVLSPFMGAWLPNFIGLGTGLFLLFRVAQR; from the coding sequence ATGCCTTTTACGATCATGGATCGCTACCTTACCAGCGAATTGCTACCGCCATTTTTATTTGGGGTGGGAGCTTTTTCATCAATTGGAGTGACAATTGATGCTGTATTTGACTTAGTAAGAAAAATCGTAGAATCTGGGCTACCTGTAGACATCGCCCTTCAAGTTTTTTTATTAAAACTGCCAACTTTCATTGTTTTAGCTTTTCCGATGTCCACTCTGTTGGCTACTTTGATGACCTACAGTAGGCTTTCGAGCCAGAGCGAACTGATTGCCCTGCGTGGCTGTGGGGTGAGTGTTTATCGGATGGTGCTAACTGCGGTGATGTTAAGTTTGGTGGTGACAGGGCTGACGTTTGTGTTTAACGAGCATATAGCGCCAGCAGCCAGTTATCAAGCAAATATGACTTTAAACAATGCCTTAAAGTCAGACAAACCAATTTTAAAACAGCAAAATATTTTTTACCCGGAATATCGCGAGACAAAAGCGCCTGATGGAACGACAAATAGGATATTGACACGCTTATTTTACGCCGATCAATTCGACGGTAAACGGATGAGTGGTTTAACAGTTATCGATCGTTCGGAAGAAGGTCTAAATCAAATTGTGGTCGCAGAATCAGGCCAATGGAACGGATCGCAAAATGTTTGGGATTTTTATAACGGCACAATTTATTTAGTAGCTCCCGATCGCTCTTATCGCAACATTCTGCGGTTTGAACACCAACAACTGCGGCTTCCCCGCACACCGTTGAGTTTGGCAGAAAAAAGCCGAGACTACGGCGAGATGAACATTTCCGAAGCATTAGAACAGCTAGCAGTAGAAAAACTCGGTGGCGATCGCCAAAAAATTCGTAAACTTGAAGTCCGGATTCAACAAAAAATCGCCTTACCTTTTGTCTGTGTCGTGTTTGGTTTGGTAGGTGCAGCTATGGGCAGCGTACCCCAGCGTAGTGGGCGCGGTACAAGCTTTGGTATTAGCGTCATCGTCATTTTCTCGTATTACTTTCTCAGCTTTATTACTGGAGCCTTAGCACAGGCAAATGTGCTATCTCCGTTTATGGGCGCTTGGTTGCCTAACTTTATCGGGTTGGGAACAGGCTTATTTTTATTGTTCCGAGTTGCTCAACGATAG
- a CDS encoding CBS domain-containing protein, translated as MMKAEDIMTKTVVSIRGSATVAEAVGLMKEKGLRALVVDRRYEHDAYGMVTETDIVYKVTAYGKDPKQVRVYEIMSKPCIVVNPELSVEYVARLFANTGIRRAPVIQGKLLGIISITDILTKSDFVEAPKALVLEERIQKAIADARSICTEQGAYSKACAAAWDEVEELQAEAAHQKAEGMESAKHSFEEYCKDNPEAPECRQYSS; from the coding sequence CCAAGACCGTAGTTAGCATTCGTGGTTCAGCAACAGTTGCTGAAGCGGTGGGGCTAATGAAGGAAAAAGGATTGCGGGCGCTGGTTGTGGATCGTCGCTACGAGCATGATGCCTATGGCATGGTGACAGAAACGGATATTGTCTATAAAGTAACTGCCTATGGTAAAGACCCAAAGCAAGTGCGGGTTTACGAAATTATGAGCAAGCCTTGCATTGTCGTCAATCCTGAGTTGAGTGTGGAATATGTGGCACGGTTATTTGCTAATACTGGTATCCGAAGGGCACCTGTGATTCAAGGTAAACTGTTGGGCATCATCTCAATTACCGACATTTTGACAAAAAGCGACTTTGTGGAAGCGCCAAAAGCCCTGGTGTTGGAAGAGAGAATTCAAAAAGCGATCGCAGATGCTCGTAGTATTTGTACCGAGCAAGGTGCCTATTCCAAAGCCTGCGCCGCCGCTTGGGATGAAGTTGAAGAACTACAAGCAGAAGCGGCTCATCAAAAAGCGGAAGGTATGGAGTCAGCCAAACACTCTTTTGAAGAATACTGTAAAGACAACCCAGAAGCCCCGGAATGTCGGCAGTATAGTTCTTGA